A DNA window from Falco peregrinus isolate bFalPer1 chromosome 8, bFalPer1.pri, whole genome shotgun sequence contains the following coding sequences:
- the MFAP3 gene encoding microfibril-associated glycoprotein 3 gives MKLSYCLLILTVSTDFSIGFTLKNVAFNRTVAFGSFNASLHTVSQALVSSPAHHDIIAKEGTSILIECKLNISQYEYILWYNSRGHLLEQKDEGGRWRIADNSLNITKVNFADRGRYTCAGVNRNDTLYYTVTLRVTFTSGDMSIYYMIVCLVAFAITLILNITRLCMMSSHLRKTEKAINEFFRTEGAEKLQKAFEIAKRIPIITSAKTLELAKVTQFKTMEFARYIEELARSIPLPPLILNCRAFMEEIFEAVRVDDPDEVGEEEKQPQACGTQAAIYPVNPEIKRSDSPAGDSDDGSMNEQGQEIAVQVSIHPQSEVQSIDTVSHDSCQFAPSEEGTC, from the exons ATGAAGCTCAGCTATTGCCTGTTAATTTTGACTGTTAGTACTGATTTTTCAATTGGatttacactgaaaaatgtaGCTTTTAACAGGACAGTTGCTTTTGGGTCTTTCAATGCTTCACTTCATACAGTGTCTCAAGCTTTAGTAAGTTCTCCAGCACACCATGATATCATAGCCAAAGAAGGGACCAGTATTTTAATTGAATGTAAACTGAACATCAGCCAGTATGAATATATTCTTTGGTATAACTCCAGAGGACACCTGCTTGAACAGAAGGATGAAG GTGGCCGGTGGAGGATTGCTGATAATTCCCTTAACATCACAAAGGTCAACTTTGCTGATCGGGGGCGATACACGTGTGCAGGTGTTAATCGTAATGACACCTTGTATTACACAGTCACCCTGAGGGTTACCTTCACCTCAGGAGACATGAGTATCTACTATATGATTGTGTGCCTCGTTGCCTTTGCTATAACCCTCATTCTGAACATAACCCGTCTGTGCATGATGAGCAGTCACCTCCGCAAAACCGAGAAGGCTATCAATGAGTTCTTCAGGACGGAAGGGGCTGAGAAGCTTCAGAAGGCTTTTGAGATAGCCAAGCGTATCCCTATCATTACATCTGCCAAAACACTAGAGCTGGCCAAAGTCACTCAGTTTAAGACCATGGAGTTTGCTCGGTACATTGAAGAGCTTGCCAGAAGCATTCCCCTTCCACCTCTGATCCTTAACTGCAGGGCGTTCATGGAGGAGATCTTTGAGGCCGTGCGAGTTGACGATCCCGATGAAGTTGGTGAGGAGGAAAAACAGCCCCAAGCCTGTGGTACCCAAGCTGCAATATACCCCGTCAACCCAGAGATCAAGCGCAGCGATTCACCAGCCGGGGATTCAGACGATGGGTCCATGAATGAGCAAGGTCAAGAGATAGCCGTTCAGGTGTCCATTCACCCACAGTCAGAAGTGCAGAGCATTGACACTGTTTCTCATGACAGCTGCCAGTTTGCGCCTTCTGAGGAGGGCACCTGCTGA